One window from the genome of Alosa alosa isolate M-15738 ecotype Scorff River chromosome 15, AALO_Geno_1.1, whole genome shotgun sequence encodes:
- the LOC125308295 gene encoding F-box only protein 39-like — MEYLEEGEVLSGDDCDTHGHRNGEEGETEKIKLEKLEEDKEYGQFMWSLLPDTCLRQVFLHLRDRDRVRAALVCRQWHHVVRSPSLWRVRTFNFSGRVSRTHRSEMDTAVNFAKTYGGFLEDLEIRFSHPINSLVTRRFQQTMRAFLSALRKARGRLRSLTVKHMDLDRSAWCRSVRSSLVRSLTFYLRREGSYLNYLNLRGARFYLLQGLEVLEAVAAAQQHVHLGRRPGLATLNLEDFFSQSLAVYNSPGFAEVMCRFKGLRSLTINYSCMSDQLLEALAVACKGLDNSGSLRSLTVRCHIHEPHGQVIWGSAWSNLAKRCPDLRVHMSVERILSLESLNRILLHEIPLRDLSLTSCYFSEQEWSAKPALTQVVPCYRHNLQKLSLDLNNSHEQVDEELMELILMCKKLVYLKVWAFLDISFLERLMQSRIERKCILKTIKVRIYTNKYETQEEDNQLDQIHLRYRKLIDTELNYFAISYPML, encoded by the exons ATGGAGTATCTTGAAGAAGGGGAAGTTCTTTCAGGTGATGACTGCGACACTCATGGACATCGGAATGGGGAAGAGGGTGAAACTGAAAAAATTAAGTTAGAGAAGTTAGAGGAGGATAAAGAATATGGTCAGTTCATGTGGTCCCTCCTTCCAGACACATGTCTGCGGCAGGTGTTCTTGCACCTCCGTGACCGGGACCGGGTGCGCGCTGCCCTTGTGTGTCGCCAGTGGCACCACGTGGTGCGCTCTCCGTCCCTTTGGCGCGTGCGCACCTTCAACTTCTCAGGCCGCGTGTCACGAACCCACCGCTCTGAGATGGACACGGCCGTCAACTTCGCCAAGACGTACGGTGGCTTCCTGGAGGACCTTGAGATCCGCTTCTCGCACCCCATCAACTCCCTGGTGACGCGGCGCTTCCAGCAGACCATGCGGGCGTTCCTGTCTGCCCTGCGCAAAGCCCGAGGCCGCCTGCGCTCCCTCACCGTCAAGCACATGGACCTGGACCGCTCGGCCTGGTGCCGTAGCGTGCGCAGCAGCCTGGTACGAAGCCTGACATTCTACCTGCGCAGGGAGGGCTCTTACCTGAACTACTTGAACCTCCGAGGGGCCCGGTTCTACCTGCTGCAGGGGCTGGAGGTCCTCGAGGCAGTCGCCGCGGCCCAGCAGCACGTGCACCTTGGCCGACGTCCCGGATTGGCAACCCTGAACTTGGAGGATTTTTTCTCCCAGTCGCTTGCTGTGTACAACAGCCCTGGCTTCGCTGAGGTAATGTGCCGGTTTAAGGGTCTAAGGTCCCTCACGATTAACTACAGCTGCATGTCAGACCAGCTACTGGAAGCTCTGGCGGTGGCCTGCAAGGGTCTGGACAACAGCGGATCCCTGCGCTCTCTCACGGTGCGCTGCCACATCCATGAGCCACATGGCCAGGTGATCTGGGGCAGTGCCTGGTCCAACTTGGCCAAGCGCTGCCCAGACCTCCGTGTGCACATGTCTGTGGAGCGAATCCTGAGCCTGGAGAGCCTGAACCGCATCCTGCTGCATGAGATCCCCTTGCGAGACCTGAGCCTCACCAGCTGCTACTTCAGTGAACAGGAATGGAGTGCCAAGCCTGCTCTGACCCAGGTGGTGCCCTGTTATAGACATAACTTACAG AAATTGAGTCTGGACTTGAACAACAGTCATGAGCAGGTTGACGAGGAACTAATGGAGTTGATTTTGATGTGCAAAAAGTTAGTCTACTTAAAGGTCTGGGCCTTCCTGGACATCAGCTTCCTAGAGAGGCTCATGCAGAGTCGGATAGAAAGGAAATGCATACTCAAAACCATAAAA
- the xaf1 gene encoding XIAP-associated factor 1, with protein MENNDNNEETVLCGNCKKDIAKSNFALHEPHCRRFLCVCPDCDEPVPREQLEEHHSEQHTQVNCSKCNVKVERCHLMDHEADECKERLVSCEFCQLELPLSPMEEHTVACGSRTERCLDCGRYVTLKDQLRHAKICSSSAASADAITDEQKAAAHDTNRPTLALCWKCKSSVLSECLEEHLFQCTSPTLSEAQEDERDERASAPESDSDSVLRLSDVLKRGGDLDQINTCPICHLALPRKTLSWHVKKCKIFEHLKCTEIHERK; from the exons ATGGAAAACAACGACAACAACGAAGAAACTGTTCTCTGTGGAAACTG TAAAAAGGACATCGCGAAATCAAATTTCGCACTTCATGAGCCTCATTGTAGACGGTTCTTATGTGTCTGCCCTGACTGCGATGAGCCGGTTCCGCGAGAACAGCTCGAGGAACACCACTCAGAACAACACacccag GTTAATTGCTCCAAGTGCAACGTTAAAGTGGAACGCTGCCACCTAATGGATCATGAG GCAGATGAGTGCAAGGAGAGGTTGGTCAGTTGTGAGTTTTGCCAGCTGGAACTCCCTCTGTCCCCCATGGAGGAGCACACTGTGGCCTGTGGTAGCCGGACTGAGCGCTGCTTAGACTGTGGCCGCTATGTCACCCTGAAGGACCAGCTCCGTCACGCCAAGATCTGCTCCTCTTCAGCGGCATCAGCAGATGCTATCACTGATGAGCAGAAAGCTGCAGCTCACGACACAAACA GGCCAACTCTAGCTCTTTGCTGGAAATGCAAAAGTTCTGTTTTATCAGAATGCCTAGAGGAGCATCTG TTTCAGTGCACCTCCCCCACACTATCCGAGGCCCAGGAGGACGAGAGAGATGAGCGGGCCTCAGCCCCGGAATCAGACTCAGATTCTGTGCTCCGTCTGTCTGATGTactgaagagaggaggggatctGGACCAGATCAACACCTGTCCCATCTGCCACCTGGCTTTGCCACGTAAGACTCTCAGCTGGCACGTG AAAAAGTGCAAAATTTTTGAACATCTGAAGTGCACTGAGATCCATGAAAGGAAGTGA